The DNA segment GTCAAAAAGAAACCAATTACGACTTGCCTGAAGAAGATACAGGTTTTACGTTAGGTGATATTTTAGGCGATCAATTGTCTGATATTACAACAGATGATGATAATTAATTAAACCGTTAAAAAGGATATGTGAGCATTTTTTGTTCACATGTTCTTTTTTTTGCATTTATTAAGTAAAATATAACGAAAAAATAAAGTATTTATGAGAGTTTGCCTTATTCCTTAAGCAAAAGCTTGCATGTTTTGAGGTATTTCTATAAACTTACAAGAGAATATAAAAAAGGAGGCAAAAACAATGGCAAAACCAGTTGTAGCCATCGTTGGTCGCCCTAACGTAGGAAAATCAACTATTTTTAATCGTATTGTTGGAGAGCGTATCTCAATTGTAGAAGACGTATCAGGAGTAACCCGTGATCGTATTTATGCACCAGCAGAATGGCTAGGAAAAGAATTTAATGTGATTGATACAGGCGGGATCGATTTAGGTGATGAACCATTTTTAGAACAGATTAAATACCAAGCTGAAATAGCTATGGATGAAGCAGATGTGATTATTTTTATCACAAGTGTAAAAGAACACATAACAGATGCAGATGAGAATGTAGCAAAAATTCTTTATCGTACAAACAAACCAGTCTTATTAGCTGTTAACAAAGTAGATAATCCTGAAATGCGTAACGATATTTTTGACTTTTATTCTTTAGGATTAGGGGAACCTTTCCCAATATCAGGAAGTCATGGTTTAGGAATTGGTGATTTGTTGGATGCAGCAATCAGCCACTTCCCAGAAGAGCAAGAAGAAGAGTATGATGATTCCGTTATAAAATTCAGCTTGATTGGTAGACCAAATGTTGGGAAATCATCACTTGTAAATGCTATATTAGGAGAAGATCGAGTGATTGTTTCGAGTATTGCAGGAACGACTCGTGATGCTATCGATACAGCTTTTGTAGGCGAAGACGGAACTGAATTTGTGATGATTGATACTGCTGGAATGCGTAAAAAAGGGAAAGTTTATGAAAATACTGAAAGATATAGTGTTTTAAGAGCCCTAAGAGCAATCGAACGTTCTGATGTTGTTTTATGTGTATTGAATGCTGAAGAAGGTATTAGAGAGCAAGATAAAAAAGTTGCTGGATATGCTCATGAAGCCGGAAAAGGAATCATCATTGTTGTAAATAAATGGGATACTCTTGAAAAAGATAACCACACAATGAAAGCATTTGAAGAACAAATTAGAAGTGAATTTTTGTATCTAAGCTATGCACCAATCATATTTGTGTCAGCTTTAACGAAACAACGTCTAAATAAACTTCCTGAAATTATCGAGCGAGTAAGTATGAATCAAAACTTACGCATTCAATCAGCTACCTTGAATGAAGTCATATTAGATGCAGTGGCTATGAATCCAACTCCAACGGATAAAGGAAAACGATTGCGTATTTATTATGCTACTCAAGTAGCCGTTAAACCGCCAACGTTTGTAGTGTTTGTGAATGAACCCGAAATGATGCATTTCTCTTATGCTCGTTTCTTAGAAAATCGCATTCGTGATGCCTTTACTTTTGAAGGAACACCGATTCATTTGATCGTAAGAAGAAGGAAATAAAAAATTAAATTGGTATTTTAACATAACTCTTAAGGGGTTTCAAATAATTTAATCATTATTTATAAAATGCATAAGAAAATTTCCTGAAACGCTAAAAATCATTGCAGTATCAGTATTTATATGATATCTTTTTAAATGAAATGTCATTTAGAAATACTAATTTTACATTTCGCATTGATTCATTTTTGGGCCACTCAAAAATGTCTAAATGATGTTTATTTGCTAAAAAATAAAGCATCAATTCTTCTTTCCGAGGGAGGTGAAATACACATGGCTAACAAAGCAGAATTAATCGAAAACGTTGCGACTTCAACAGGACTTACTAAAAAAGATGCAACTTCAGCAGTAGATGCTGTTTTTGAATCAATTCAAACTTCATTAAGTGAAGGTGAAAAAGTTCAAATTATTGGTTTTGGTAACTTTGAAGTTCGCGATCGTGCTGCACGTAAAGGTCGTAACCCTCAAACAGGGGAAGAAATCCAAATTGCTGCAAGCAAAGTACCTGCATTTAAACCAGGTAAAGCTCTTAAAGACGCAGTTAAATAATACAGTACTTAAAACCCCTGAGAAATCAGGGGTTTTTGCTGTTTTATAGGGATAGATGTTTCCAAAACTAGCAAAAAACTAGTAGAAATTTATAATCCGCTAGCTTCAAGCTTAGCAATTACGTTTGTTTTCATTGAACTAGTGACGTGAGTATAAAGATGATCTGTAATATCTGCGTCCATATGATCAACTCTTTCTATGATTTACTTTAAAGGCACGTTCTTTCCGGCTAATTAGGAGTTGTAAGAGTGTCTGGATATGTGATAAGTAGATTGCCTTGCTTTTAGTCTAACGCGCTGCACTGCCCTTTCTAAGGCTATATGAAGGAGTTGTTTTGAATTGGCGTTCAGTTAGGTACATAAATTCAGCCAGCTGCTCTAAACGATAAATAGATTCTTCAGTAAAGTTCAACCTATAAAGCTTCATCTTCATAGCTCTAAAAATTCAATTTCAATTCGTTTTATATCTTGGAATGTTTTAGTATGTCTGCCTAAAGTGACGTTGTCTAGAGGGTTTTCCTCAACATATTTCATATAAGTAGATTTAAAAGAGGGGATGTATTACTGTGACTAGTCTAATTGAATTGGTTGGAAAAATTTTCTAAGCTACTGAAACTATAAAAAAAGCCACTTCTTGAATGAGGTGGCTTTTATTTTGATTTATTTTTTGATTTTTGACTGCCCATAGCTGCACCAACTGCAACTCCGAGAGTAATACCTATAGCGATTCCTATAGCCAAATTATCAAATACTAGTCCTAAAGCAGCACCAAACGCAAGACCATAAGACATACCTAAAGCAATGTAAGATGCTT comes from the Carnobacterium sp. 17-4 genome and includes:
- the der gene encoding ribosome biogenesis GTPase Der; amino-acid sequence: MAKPVVAIVGRPNVGKSTIFNRIVGERISIVEDVSGVTRDRIYAPAEWLGKEFNVIDTGGIDLGDEPFLEQIKYQAEIAMDEADVIIFITSVKEHITDADENVAKILYRTNKPVLLAVNKVDNPEMRNDIFDFYSLGLGEPFPISGSHGLGIGDLLDAAISHFPEEQEEEYDDSVIKFSLIGRPNVGKSSLVNAILGEDRVIVSSIAGTTRDAIDTAFVGEDGTEFVMIDTAGMRKKGKVYENTERYSVLRALRAIERSDVVLCVLNAEEGIREQDKKVAGYAHEAGKGIIIVVNKWDTLEKDNHTMKAFEEQIRSEFLYLSYAPIIFVSALTKQRLNKLPEIIERVSMNQNLRIQSATLNEVILDAVAMNPTPTDKGKRLRIYYATQVAVKPPTFVVFVNEPEMMHFSYARFLENRIRDAFTFEGTPIHLIVRRRK
- a CDS encoding glycine zipper family protein; its protein translation is MGELDNKDSEKENNGKNTDQASYIALGMSYGLAFGAALGLVFDNLAIGIAIGITLGVAVGAAMGSQKSKNKSK
- a CDS encoding HU family DNA-binding protein, yielding MANKAELIENVATSTGLTKKDATSAVDAVFESIQTSLSEGEKVQIIGFGNFEVRDRAARKGRNPQTGEEIQIAASKVPAFKPGKALKDAVK